In Tepidibacter aestuarii, a single window of DNA contains:
- a CDS encoding electron transfer flavoprotein subunit beta/FixA family protein produces the protein MNIFVCIKQVPGTTEVQVDEKTGVLKRDGIDSKMNPYDLYAIETAMNIKEEKGGKITAISMGPPQAADVIKEAFMMGVDEGVLLTDRKFAGADVLATAYTIAQGVKKLGNPDLIICGKMTTDGDTAQVGPEMAEFLNIPHIANVLKIVKLKENSLIVEMDMPNTVEVVEVSYPCLITVEKDIFQPRLPSFKLKLSSKDREIPFFSLDAFDDKDENNYGLNGSPTQVKRIFPPESNVDHEIWKEESFEIVDKLFNKLKELKFV, from the coding sequence ATGAATATATTTGTATGTATTAAGCAAGTACCAGGTACTACAGAAGTACAAGTAGATGAAAAAACAGGTGTGCTAAAAAGAGATGGTATAGACTCTAAAATGAACCCATATGATTTATACGCAATAGAAACAGCTATGAACATCAAAGAAGAAAAAGGAGGAAAAATAACCGCAATAAGTATGGGTCCACCTCAAGCAGCAGATGTAATAAAGGAAGCATTTATGATGGGAGTTGATGAAGGTGTCCTTTTAACAGATAGAAAATTTGCAGGGGCTGATGTTTTGGCTACAGCTTATACTATAGCTCAAGGAGTAAAAAAATTAGGAAATCCAGATCTTATAATCTGCGGAAAAATGACAACAGATGGAGATACTGCACAAGTAGGTCCTGAGATGGCTGAATTTTTAAATATTCCTCACATTGCAAATGTTTTAAAAATTGTAAAACTAAAGGAAAATTCATTAATTGTTGAGATGGATATGCCAAATACTGTAGAGGTTGTTGAAGTAAGTTATCCTTGTCTGATAACTGTTGAAAAAGATATTTTTCAACCTAGATTGCCTTCATTTAAATTAAAATTATCTAGCAAAGATCGAGAAATACCGTTTTTTAGTTTAGATGCTTTTGACGATAAAGATGAAAACAATTATGGTCTAAACGGTTCTCCTACACAAGTAAAAAGAATATTCCCACCTGAATCAAATGTTGATCATGAAATTTGGAAAGAAGAAAGTTTTGAAATTGTAGATAAATTATTTAATAAATTAAAAGAATTAAAATTCGTATAG
- the larA gene encoding nickel-dependent lactate racemase, which produces MASIKMPYSKSSIDANIPDKNLIKILESKVHNYRPELSQLEIVHKALDNPIESKSLEELVKGKNNMVIITSDHTRPVPSKITMPIILDRIRNIAPDIDIKILIATGYHRPTTKEEMINKFGEEIVKNETIINHMSKNKEDLVKVGILPSGGELWLNKIAMEAELLIAEGFIEPHFFAGFSGGRKSILPGIAGAETILANHCSEFISNKNARTGILKCNPIHTDMLYAAKVSNLEFILNVVIDKDKKIINAFSGDSEFAHAKGCDFVKDLSKVDNVKADIVVTSNGGYPLDQNIYQSVKGMTSAEACCNEDAIIIMVCACNDGHGGQSFYDQMANASTPKEVLDKVLKIPRNKTIPDQWEFQILARILDKYKVIMVTDMCDPQMIKDMHMDHAYTFEEALIKAFELKGKGSKVVVIPDGVSVVVK; this is translated from the coding sequence ATGGCTTCAATAAAAATGCCTTACTCTAAAAGTTCTATAGATGCAAATATCCCAGATAAAAATTTAATCAAAATATTAGAATCTAAAGTACATAATTATAGACCGGAATTGTCTCAATTAGAAATAGTACATAAGGCACTAGACAATCCAATAGAGTCTAAATCATTAGAAGAATTAGTAAAGGGAAAAAATAACATGGTAATAATTACAAGTGACCATACAAGACCTGTTCCTAGCAAAATTACAATGCCAATCATTTTAGATAGAATAAGAAATATAGCTCCTGATATAGATATTAAAATATTAATAGCTACTGGATATCATAGACCTACAACAAAAGAAGAAATGATAAATAAATTTGGAGAAGAAATAGTAAAAAACGAAACAATAATCAACCATATGTCAAAAAATAAAGAAGACTTAGTTAAAGTAGGTATACTTCCTTCAGGAGGAGAATTATGGCTTAATAAAATAGCCATGGAAGCTGAACTTTTAATAGCAGAAGGTTTTATAGAACCACATTTTTTCGCTGGATTTTCAGGTGGAAGAAAAAGTATACTTCCAGGAATTGCTGGAGCAGAGACTATATTAGCTAATCATTGCTCTGAATTTATATCAAACAAAAATGCTAGAACTGGCATTTTAAAATGTAATCCAATTCATACTGATATGCTATATGCTGCTAAGGTTTCAAATCTAGAATTCATATTGAATGTTGTGATAGATAAAGATAAAAAAATAATAAATGCATTTAGTGGAGATAGCGAATTTGCTCATGCTAAAGGCTGCGATTTTGTCAAAGATCTTTCTAAGGTTGATAATGTGAAAGCTGATATAGTAGTAACTTCAAATGGAGGATATCCACTAGATCAAAATATATATCAGTCTGTAAAGGGAATGACATCTGCAGAGGCTTGTTGTAATGAAGATGCTATTATAATTATGGTTTGTGCTTGTAATGATGGCCATGGAGGTCAATCCTTTTACGATCAAATGGCAAATGCATCTACACCTAAAGAGGTATTAGATAAGGTATTAAAAATTCCTAGAAATAAAACCATACCAGATCAGTGGGAGTTTCAAATTCTAGCAAGAATTTTAGATAAGTATAAGGTTATAATGGTAACTGATATGTGCGATCCTCAAATGATTAAAGATATGCATATGGATCATGCATATACTTTCGAAGAAGCTTTAATAAAAGCATTTGAGCTGAAAGGAAAAGGTTCTAAAGTTGTTGTCATTCCGGATGGAGTTTCTGTTGTAGTAAAATAA
- a CDS encoding L-lactate permease: MNIYLLFLIALVPVAWLMISLGVLKIPAHKACPLGLLVTIFLSILVWNMDFGSAILVSIEGVVLGLWPIMIVIIAAIFTYNLALYTKSMDIMKLMLSSISRDKRIQVLILAWGFGGFLEAVAGYGTAVAIPASILISLGFDPIFAAVICLIANTVPTAFGAVGIPVSTLANVTGLDVNLLSYYVGLQLTIFIIIIPIVLVVITTKSIKGLKGVFGISLASGISFAIPQLLCAKYLGAELPALLGSICSLGMIILWAKVFLKKEDDFESEYSVGETGSSITVNRITIKEGILAWIPYILVFTFIIFTSPLFPNINEYLSHFKTSIVIYEGKTVFKWISTPGTLIILAGFIGGLIQGAKIKEIIKVFLSTLKQLYKSTITVVSIVALAKVMGYSGMITSLAIVLVKTTGKFFPLISPIIGALGTFITGSDTSSNVLFGALQNEVAKSIDVNAYWLTAANTSGATAGKMISPQSIAIATSATGMIGSEGKIFNKTLKFCAAYVVILGILVYIVSLFI; this comes from the coding sequence TTGAATATTTATCTATTATTTTTAATTGCTTTAGTTCCAGTAGCATGGTTAATGATCTCTTTAGGAGTTTTAAAAATCCCAGCCCATAAAGCATGTCCTTTAGGTCTTTTAGTAACAATATTTCTATCGATTTTAGTATGGAATATGGATTTTGGATCAGCTATCTTAGTATCAATAGAAGGAGTAGTATTAGGGCTATGGCCTATAATGATTGTAATAATAGCAGCAATATTCACTTATAATTTAGCACTTTATACCAAAAGCATGGATATCATGAAATTAATGCTTTCTAGTATATCTAGAGATAAAAGAATTCAAGTTCTTATACTTGCATGGGGCTTTGGGGGATTTTTAGAAGCTGTTGCAGGATATGGTACTGCTGTAGCTATTCCAGCAAGCATATTAATTTCTTTAGGATTTGATCCTATATTTGCAGCAGTAATATGCCTAATTGCAAATACTGTTCCTACAGCTTTCGGAGCAGTCGGTATTCCTGTTTCTACTTTAGCTAATGTAACAGGACTTGATGTTAACTTACTAAGTTACTATGTAGGCCTGCAGCTAACTATTTTTATTATAATTATTCCAATAGTTCTAGTTGTAATAACAACTAAAAGTATAAAAGGTTTAAAAGGTGTATTTGGAATTTCTTTAGCATCTGGTATTAGTTTTGCAATTCCTCAACTATTATGTGCAAAATATTTAGGAGCAGAACTTCCAGCGCTATTAGGTAGTATTTGTTCTTTAGGAATGATTATTCTTTGGGCAAAGGTTTTCTTGAAAAAAGAAGATGATTTTGAAAGTGAATACAGTGTAGGTGAAACTGGATCAAGTATTACTGTAAATAGAATCACAATTAAGGAAGGTATTTTAGCTTGGATTCCGTATATACTCGTGTTTACATTTATTATTTTCACAAGCCCTCTATTCCCAAATATTAATGAATATTTAAGTCATTTCAAAACTAGTATAGTTATCTATGAAGGTAAAACTGTGTTTAAATGGATTTCTACTCCAGGAACTTTAATTATATTAGCTGGGTTTATAGGAGGATTAATTCAAGGAGCTAAAATTAAAGAAATAATTAAAGTTTTTTTATCTACATTAAAGCAACTTTATAAATCAACGATTACAGTCGTATCTATAGTTGCTTTAGCAAAAGTTATGGGGTATAGCGGTATGATTACATCATTAGCTATAGTATTGGTTAAAACTACGGGTAAATTTTTCCCTTTAATATCTCCTATAATAGGAGCTTTAGGAACATTTATAACAGGAAGTGACACTTCTTCTAATGTATTATTTGGAGCACTTCAAAATGAAGTAGCTAAATCAATAGATGTAAACGCTTATTGGCTTACAGCTGCAAATACGTCAGGCGCTACGGCAGGAAAAATGATATCACCTCAAAGTATTGCTATAGCAACTTCTGCTACAGGAATGATAGGAAGTGAGGGGAAAATATTTAATAAAACATTAAAATTTTGTGCTGCTTACGTAGTTATTTTAGGAATATTAGTTTATATTGTAAGTTTATTTATATAA